A region from the Lysobacter antibioticus genome encodes:
- a CDS encoding type I secretion system permease/ATPase, translating into MSKSTESSRPIEGVGGAFVDEGLAALAYAARHYQIMVEAEQLCHQLGRAQGAASGVDICRCARSIGLRARSIDSGIERIAALPLPALLKTADGWRVLESVSEAGALVRVPTTGERQLSSFDDLAERWQGHTILLGEKSEPSGRQAFGFAWFIPSVIKHIRQFRNILLVSMMLQLIALVTPAVFENVIDRVLLNRSTSSLQVLGIALLALAVFDFVYGFLRSWLFSNLAAKINSELSARVYRHLMALPIGYFRKRQTGEIVARMSELDSIRQFLTGSTLTVVLDLLFLGLFVAVMLSYSVELTWVVLGTLLVYFSLWMVFGPVLRNRTEREYELSADNTAFLTASVMGIEVIKTTATEESSLRQWESGFARFVRASFRASVLGISIGQSVDLVRKLSSALLLWWGISLVMEGKLSPGELVAFNMLAGHLTQPILRLAQAWQDLQHTTISLRRIGDVLDEPTEHGNGGLASIPALQGGVCFRNVHFRYGEDGQEVLRNLCLDVRPGEFVGITGPSGSGKSTISRLLQRLYLPQRGQVLVDGIDIAIADPVALRRQISVVPQESVLFSGTVSENISLCRPQASEAEIVEAATLAGADSFIRCLPRGYDSQVGEKGSGLSGGQRQRIALARALLARPRLLLLDEATSALDYESEAAIMANLEAIARGRTVISIAHRLNTLRYADRILVVDRGAVVESGSHRELVARDTAYARLWRLQMG; encoded by the coding sequence ATGTCCAAGTCGACCGAAAGCTCTCGCCCCATCGAAGGCGTCGGCGGTGCCTTCGTCGATGAAGGCTTGGCGGCTCTGGCCTACGCCGCCCGCCATTACCAGATTATGGTCGAGGCCGAGCAGCTCTGCCATCAACTCGGCCGAGCGCAGGGGGCGGCCAGCGGAGTCGACATTTGCCGTTGCGCGCGTTCGATCGGATTGAGAGCGAGAAGTATCGACAGCGGCATCGAGCGGATCGCGGCATTGCCGCTGCCGGCGTTGTTGAAGACTGCCGACGGATGGCGAGTTCTGGAATCGGTGAGCGAGGCTGGCGCGCTTGTGCGTGTTCCGACGACAGGGGAGCGCCAGCTCTCGTCTTTCGACGACCTTGCCGAGCGCTGGCAAGGCCACACGATCCTTCTGGGCGAAAAGAGCGAACCATCGGGACGACAGGCGTTCGGCTTCGCCTGGTTCATTCCGTCGGTGATCAAACACATCCGGCAGTTCAGAAATATTCTGTTGGTGTCGATGATGCTGCAACTGATCGCGTTGGTGACGCCTGCGGTGTTCGAGAACGTCATTGATCGGGTCTTGCTGAATCGAAGCACCTCAAGCTTGCAAGTGCTGGGAATAGCGCTGCTCGCATTGGCGGTATTCGATTTCGTCTATGGATTCCTGCGTTCCTGGTTGTTCTCCAATCTCGCGGCGAAGATCAACTCGGAGCTATCCGCCCGCGTCTATCGGCATCTGATGGCGTTGCCCATCGGCTACTTTCGCAAGCGGCAAACCGGCGAAATCGTCGCTCGCATGAGCGAGCTGGATAGCATCCGCCAGTTTCTGACCGGATCGACGCTGACCGTGGTGCTGGACCTGCTGTTCCTGGGGCTGTTCGTCGCGGTAATGCTTTCCTACAGCGTCGAGCTGACGTGGGTCGTCCTGGGAACTTTGCTGGTCTATTTTTCATTGTGGATGGTGTTCGGCCCTGTGTTGCGCAACCGCACCGAGCGCGAATACGAATTGAGCGCCGATAACACCGCGTTCTTGACCGCGTCGGTCATGGGCATCGAGGTCATAAAGACAACGGCCACGGAGGAGAGCTCCCTGCGTCAATGGGAGAGCGGGTTCGCCAGGTTCGTACGCGCCTCGTTCCGGGCCAGCGTGCTGGGCATATCGATCGGTCAATCGGTCGATCTGGTGCGGAAGCTGTCCAGTGCGCTGCTGCTGTGGTGGGGCATTAGCCTGGTGATGGAAGGCAAGCTGAGTCCGGGCGAGCTGGTGGCGTTCAATATGCTCGCGGGGCATTTGACCCAGCCGATTCTGCGCCTGGCCCAGGCGTGGCAAGACTTGCAGCACACGACCATCTCCTTGCGCCGCATAGGCGACGTGCTCGATGAGCCGACCGAGCACGGCAACGGCGGGTTGGCTTCGATCCCGGCCCTGCAGGGCGGCGTCTGCTTTCGGAATGTGCACTTCCGCTATGGCGAAGACGGTCAAGAAGTGTTGCGCAATCTCTGTCTGGACGTGCGCCCCGGCGAGTTCGTCGGTATCACCGGGCCCTCCGGATCGGGCAAGAGCACGATCAGCCGATTGTTGCAACGTCTCTACCTGCCCCAGCGCGGCCAGGTACTGGTGGACGGAATCGACATCGCGATCGCGGATCCGGTTGCGCTGCGTAGGCAGATCAGCGTGGTTCCGCAGGAAAGCGTGCTGTTCTCGGGAACGGTGAGCGAAAACATCAGCTTATGCAGGCCGCAAGCGTCCGAAGCCGAGATCGTCGAGGCAGCTACCCTAGCCGGTGCCGATTCGTTCATACGATGCCTGCCTCGCGGGTACGACAGCCAGGTCGGCGAAAAGGGATCGGGTTTGTCGGGCGGGCAGCGCCAGCGCATCGCGTTGGCCAGGGCGCTGCTTGCCCGTCCCAGGCTGTTGTTGCTCGATGAAGCCACCAGCGCGCTGGATTACGAATCGGAGGCGGCGATCATGGCCAATCTGGAGGCCATCGCCAGAGGACGCACGGTGATCAGCATCGCGCACCGGCTAAATACGCTGCGCTATGCCGACCGCATCCTGGTGGTCGATCGCGGAGCGGTCGTCGAAAGCGGGTCGCATCGCGAGCTGGTCGCGCGCGACACGGCCTATGCCCGATTGTGGCGATTGCAAATGGGCTGA
- a CDS encoding HlyD family type I secretion periplasmic adaptor subunit codes for MLLDRVKSVLKTACPAGRTVSGPNKTRDEHEFQPGYLEVIERPPAPWSRRTAVALAATFAAVLVWAIFGHLDIQANASGRLLVPSNSKVVQSVEGGEIAAIHVRDGARVEVGDVLVSLNPIGADAEFRELRGQLNFKLLEQARLQALLTDDPVANFIAPEDASAEHVAIAREHLLSISRELRANIAGIESEMAVNRANQNGREADIAALQKLATNVMQRLDAYRVLAAGKLISNVELQQQERERLEIERAVSQQRSELGVMRAQYQLLAHQRSAYLAKTAKEYQDSLASVRVEVSNLAQKLVRAKEKVRLQTLRATVGGVVQQLAVHTRGGAVQAGQQLMVIVPNEKSLQAEVMVLNGDVGFVRPGQSVELKIDSFAYTRYGTVPGKILNVSRDAVKDDRLGLVFPARVELRRLHMASDGKTFPLQAGMGLSAEIRTGRRRVIDYVLGPLREYQSEALKER; via the coding sequence ATGCTGCTTGATCGCGTCAAATCGGTTCTCAAGACTGCCTGTCCAGCCGGTAGGACGGTGTCCGGCCCGAACAAGACGCGGGACGAACACGAGTTCCAGCCGGGCTATCTGGAAGTCATCGAACGTCCGCCGGCGCCTTGGTCGCGCCGCACCGCCGTTGCGCTGGCGGCGACCTTCGCGGCAGTCCTGGTTTGGGCGATTTTCGGGCACCTGGATATCCAGGCCAACGCGTCGGGGCGCCTGTTAGTCCCCAGCAACTCCAAGGTGGTCCAGTCCGTCGAAGGCGGCGAGATAGCCGCGATCCACGTGCGCGACGGCGCACGCGTCGAAGTCGGCGACGTACTGGTCAGCCTGAATCCGATCGGCGCCGACGCAGAGTTCAGAGAGTTGCGCGGCCAGCTGAACTTCAAGTTGCTGGAGCAGGCCAGGCTGCAAGCGCTGCTGACCGACGACCCCGTGGCTAACTTCATCGCGCCGGAGGATGCGTCAGCGGAGCACGTGGCGATCGCCCGCGAACATCTGCTCAGCATATCGAGAGAGCTTCGGGCGAACATAGCCGGCATCGAAAGCGAAATGGCGGTCAACCGGGCCAATCAGAACGGGCGCGAAGCGGACATCGCGGCCTTGCAAAAGCTGGCGACGAACGTCATGCAGCGGTTGGATGCGTACCGCGTCCTGGCTGCCGGAAAACTTATTTCCAATGTGGAGCTGCAGCAGCAAGAACGAGAGCGTCTGGAGATAGAACGCGCGGTCTCGCAGCAGCGATCCGAACTGGGGGTGATGAGGGCCCAGTATCAGTTGCTGGCCCATCAGCGCAGCGCCTACCTGGCGAAGACGGCGAAGGAATACCAGGACAGTTTGGCTTCTGTGCGGGTGGAGGTTTCAAATCTCGCTCAAAAGCTGGTCAGGGCTAAAGAGAAAGTGCGTTTGCAAACCTTGAGGGCGACCGTCGGCGGCGTGGTGCAGCAGCTTGCAGTGCATACCCGGGGAGGTGCGGTGCAAGCCGGCCAGCAGCTGATGGTGATCGTGCCCAACGAAAAATCTCTGCAGGCCGAAGTCATGGTGCTGAACGGGGATGTGGGATTCGTAAGGCCAGGGCAGTCGGTCGAGCTGAAGATCGATTCTTTCGCTTACACGCGATATGGCACGGTGCCGGGAAAGATACTCAACGTATCGCGCGATGCGGTGAAGGACGATCGGCTCGGGTTGGTGTTCCCGGCCAGGGTCGAGTTGCGCCGGCTGCATATGGCTTCGGACGGCAAGACTTTTCCTTTGCAGGCGGGCATGGGCCTGAGTGCGGAAATCCGCACGGGCAGACGACGGGTCATCGACTACGTTCTCGGTCCTTTGCGCGAATACCAGTCCGAAGCGCTTAAGGAACGATGA
- a CDS encoding peptidase domain-containing ABC transporter, whose amino-acid sequence MSKNQDIDDRAHELSSALGCCRILLSLVKGKEQDPGYAASVVDLKHAIALYGRAHDAKFSVASLRYSRLGTVRLPVAFRTEADGYQVLLNRSPAQALVFQPGSAAPKVISSEELQTSWTGESIRLLDSPPKFDIRWFIPEFARHKRLLAEVLFVSLILQLLALGSPLVFQVAMDKVLVHKALSTLDVITVALVAIAVWEAVLTGLRGYIFTHTTNRIDIAIGVKLFKHLMGLPLRYFKARQIGTIVARVQQLEGIRSFLTGSMLTLCVDLAFALVFLYLMSRLSWSLTCIVLAGLPFYFAVAYASTGPLQSRIERQFQVAALNKSLLAESVAGVETIKSMAVEPGMLRRWEAQAAEAAEAGFRTQSLNSLVSHGVTLLQKVISVAIVWYGAQLVTSVQITIGQLIAFNMMASHINAPISRLTDLWQQFVQARVAVDRLGDMLNLPVEQDRAAVEPAGPISGSIEIRQLVFRYQPNSEPVLKGVSLRIEPGESIGIVGPSGSGKSTLAYLLQKLYAPDAGEILVDGIPLPRLSAKYLRSQIGVVQQESYLFNRSVRHNIAIRDASAPLEDVIRAAKLAGAHDFILQLPTGYDTILAEGGSSLSGGQRQRVAIARALMADPRILILDEATSALDDESQALIQRNMAEIAKGRTVVTIAHRLSAVRRCDRIVSLEHGRITEVGSHDELVARGGCYAKLCDLQRSFGNPGAGHAA is encoded by the coding sequence ATGTCAAAAAACCAAGATATCGACGATCGAGCCCATGAGCTGAGTTCAGCCCTGGGTTGCTGCCGCATTCTGCTCTCCTTGGTGAAAGGGAAAGAGCAGGATCCCGGCTACGCGGCATCGGTCGTCGACCTGAAACATGCGATAGCGCTTTATGGCCGGGCGCACGATGCCAAGTTTTCCGTAGCCAGCCTGCGTTATTCGAGGCTGGGCACAGTCCGGTTGCCCGTGGCCTTTCGGACCGAGGCGGACGGGTACCAGGTGCTTCTGAACCGATCGCCCGCTCAGGCCCTGGTGTTTCAACCCGGCAGTGCGGCCCCGAAAGTGATCAGTAGCGAGGAGCTGCAAACGAGCTGGACAGGCGAGAGCATCAGGTTGCTCGATTCGCCGCCGAAGTTCGATATCCGCTGGTTCATTCCCGAGTTCGCCCGCCATAAGCGCCTGTTGGCCGAGGTGCTGTTCGTCTCTTTGATCCTGCAGCTGCTCGCGCTGGGGTCGCCGCTGGTATTCCAGGTGGCGATGGATAAGGTGCTGGTGCACAAAGCGTTGTCGACGCTCGATGTCATTACGGTCGCGCTGGTTGCGATCGCGGTGTGGGAAGCGGTCTTGACCGGACTGCGAGGTTACATCTTCACCCATACCACCAACCGGATCGACATCGCCATTGGTGTCAAGTTGTTCAAGCATTTGATGGGTCTGCCGCTGCGCTACTTCAAGGCGCGGCAGATCGGAACGATCGTCGCCCGTGTGCAGCAGTTGGAAGGGATTCGGTCTTTCCTTACCGGTTCGATGCTTACTCTCTGCGTCGACCTGGCGTTCGCCTTGGTATTCCTGTACTTGATGTCGCGTCTGTCGTGGAGCCTGACCTGCATCGTCCTTGCCGGGTTGCCGTTCTACTTCGCTGTCGCTTATGCGAGCACCGGCCCGCTGCAGAGCCGGATCGAGCGCCAATTTCAGGTCGCTGCGCTGAACAAGTCTCTGCTGGCCGAGTCGGTTGCCGGGGTGGAGACGATCAAGAGCATGGCGGTCGAGCCCGGGATGCTTCGCCGTTGGGAGGCGCAAGCCGCGGAAGCGGCGGAGGCGGGATTCCGGACCCAGAGTTTGAACAGTCTGGTCAGTCATGGAGTGACGCTCCTGCAGAAGGTGATCTCTGTCGCCATCGTCTGGTACGGAGCCCAGTTGGTGACTTCGGTGCAAATCACCATCGGGCAGCTGATCGCCTTCAACATGATGGCGTCGCATATCAATGCGCCGATCTCGAGGCTCACCGATCTCTGGCAACAGTTCGTTCAAGCTCGGGTCGCGGTGGACAGGTTGGGCGACATGCTGAACTTGCCGGTCGAGCAGGATCGGGCGGCAGTGGAGCCGGCTGGGCCGATCAGTGGTTCGATCGAGATACGCCAACTGGTGTTTCGCTATCAACCGAACTCGGAGCCGGTACTGAAGGGAGTGTCGCTCCGCATCGAGCCGGGAGAGAGTATCGGCATCGTCGGCCCCTCGGGGTCGGGAAAGAGCACCCTGGCCTATCTTCTGCAGAAACTCTATGCCCCGGACGCGGGCGAGATTCTTGTAGACGGAATACCGCTGCCGAGGCTGAGCGCCAAGTACCTGCGCAGTCAGATAGGCGTGGTGCAGCAGGAAAGCTATCTCTTCAATCGAAGCGTTCGCCACAACATCGCCATTCGGGACGCCTCGGCGCCGCTGGAGGATGTCATAAGAGCCGCGAAGCTCGCCGGCGCCCACGACTTCATCCTGCAGCTTCCGACGGGGTACGACACTATCTTGGCCGAAGGAGGAAGCTCCTTGTCCGGTGGGCAACGCCAGCGCGTCGCTATCGCTCGCGCACTGATGGCCGATCCGAGAATCCTGATACTCGACGAGGCGACCAGCGCTCTCGACGACGAATCCCAAGCGCTGATCCAGCGGAACATGGCGGAGATAGCCAAAGGGCGCACCGTCGTCACCATCGCCCATCGTCTTTCCGCGGTGCGGCGATGCGATCGCATCGTCTCGTTGGAGCACGGGCGCATTACCGAGGTGGGAAGCCACGACGAGTTGGTCGCGCGAGGCGGGTGCTATGCCAAGTTATGCGATCTGCAACGTTCATTCGGAAATCCGGGGGCGGGGCATGCTGCTTGA